One Pararhizobium sp. IMCC3301 DNA segment encodes these proteins:
- a CDS encoding DUF6768 family protein, protein MNKLDRLIEEALEEQDRDILHQTEELGFFALGISQFSGKLGWVTWVLMIVQTAMFVGAVWAGFRFFAATDMLPALKWGLSAVTLALMATQLKLSLTPQMQADRIIRELKRIELMLARQKA, encoded by the coding sequence ATGAATAAATTGGACAGACTGATTGAAGAAGCCCTGGAAGAGCAGGACCGTGACATTCTGCATCAGACCGAGGAACTGGGGTTCTTTGCTCTTGGCATCAGCCAGTTTTCCGGCAAGCTGGGGTGGGTGACATGGGTGCTGATGATCGTGCAGACCGCGATGTTTGTCGGCGCGGTATGGGCCGGGTTCCGTTTCTTTGCAGCAACGGACATGTTGCCCGCCCTGAAATGGGGCCTTTCGGCCGTAACCCTGGCGCTGATGGCGACCCAGTTGAAGCTGAGCCTGACGCCGCAAATGCAGGCGGACCGGATCATTCGCGAATTGAAGCGCATCGAACTGATGCTGGCGCGGCAGAAAGCGTAA
- a CDS encoding LON peptidase substrate-binding domain-containing protein, which translates to MQVGNKTFDSAEDFPSSVPIFPLSGALLLPKGQMPLNIFEPRYLAMIDAALAGDRLIGMIQPALGDVEGKSDALCERGCLGRIVSWSESGDGRYLVTLMGVTRFQLTQELTTMTPYRQARISILPFLGDMDGELAEREVDRDVLLATFRDYLEANDMEADWESINQASTESLVNALSMMSPYGPAEKQALLEAPDLKTRAETLIAITEMELARGDDGTSPLQ; encoded by the coding sequence GTGCAAGTTGGTAACAAGACGTTTGACAGCGCGGAGGACTTCCCGTCTTCCGTACCGATTTTTCCTTTGAGTGGCGCGTTGCTGCTGCCCAAGGGACAGATGCCGCTGAACATTTTTGAGCCGCGTTATCTGGCGATGATCGACGCGGCGCTGGCCGGCGACCGGCTGATCGGGATGATCCAGCCAGCGTTGGGCGACGTGGAGGGGAAATCGGATGCGCTGTGCGAACGCGGCTGTCTGGGGCGCATCGTCTCGTGGTCGGAGTCGGGCGATGGCCGTTACCTTGTCACACTGATGGGCGTCACCCGGTTTCAACTGACCCAGGAACTGACAACGATGACGCCTTACCGCCAGGCGCGGATTTCAATCCTGCCGTTTCTCGGCGATATGGATGGCGAACTGGCGGAGCGGGAAGTGGATCGTGACGTTCTACTGGCGACATTTCGGGATTATCTGGAAGCCAATGACATGGAAGCCGACTGGGAAAGCATCAATCAGGCCTCGACGGAATCACTGGTCAATGCGCTGTCGATGATGAGCCCTTACGGACCGGCCGAAAAGCAGGCCCTGCTGGAGGCACCCGATTTGAAGACCAGGGCGGAAACCCTGATCGCCATCACCGAAATGGAACTGGCCCGCGGCGATGATGGTACAAGTCCGCTGCAGTAG
- a CDS encoding prolyl-tRNA synthetase associated domain-containing protein: protein MITRDDLFARLDELDIAHQTVSHPALFTVADSQQLHGELPGGHSKNLFLKDKKGGLFLVVAEQASVVDLKSLHRHIGSQRLSFGKPELLMDVLGMTPGSVNPFALMNDSQKRCTLWLDEALMAYEKVNFHPLENTMTTTLKSTDLQRFVEAIGFTANRLDFTALAVPAGQPAG from the coding sequence ATGATTACAAGGGACGATCTGTTTGCCAGGCTGGACGAGCTGGATATTGCCCATCAAACTGTGTCGCATCCGGCGCTGTTCACGGTGGCGGACAGCCAGCAGCTGCATGGTGAACTGCCCGGCGGGCATTCCAAAAATCTTTTTCTGAAAGACAAGAAGGGCGGGCTTTTTCTGGTGGTGGCGGAACAGGCCAGTGTCGTGGATCTGAAAAGCCTGCACCGCCATATTGGCTCGCAGCGGCTGAGTTTTGGCAAGCCCGAACTGTTGATGGATGTGCTGGGCATGACGCCGGGATCGGTCAATCCGTTCGCGCTGATGAATGATAGTCAGAAGCGCTGCACCCTGTGGCTGGACGAGGCGTTGATGGCGTATGAAAAGGTGAATTTCCACCCGCTGGAAAACACCATGACCACGACCTTAAAATCCACGGATCTGCAGCGTTTTGTCGAGGCCATTGGATTTACCGCAAACCGGCTTGATTTTACCGCGCTTGCAGTGCCGGCCGGTCAGCCGGCAGGCTGA
- a CDS encoding TetR/AcrR family transcriptional regulator, which produces MADKSGRSKRQRLEDSAAQLFWSKGFAATSIADLARQADVPIGNVYYYFKSKTEMAEAVAEMFVQGSQAVLEDIEARFPTAFGNSHALARKRIEAFFDMLEKSHMSRAKAGCPIARSISDFAGVAPKAARKASEALTMLTAFLGRELMRAGHPNGMVAAQQSIALWQGAIVLAHGTSDPQILMRLCAEQREVLLRAVHHDIN; this is translated from the coding sequence ATGGCGGACAAATCGGGTCGCTCAAAGCGTCAGCGTCTTGAAGACAGCGCGGCGCAATTATTCTGGTCAAAGGGGTTTGCCGCAACCAGCATTGCCGATCTGGCGCGCCAGGCGGATGTGCCGATTGGCAATGTCTACTATTATTTCAAGAGCAAGACCGAAATGGCAGAGGCTGTGGCCGAGATGTTCGTTCAGGGCTCACAGGCCGTCCTGGAAGATATCGAAGCCCGTTTTCCGACTGCCTTCGGCAATTCCCATGCCTTGGCGCGCAAGCGGATCGAGGCATTTTTCGACATGCTGGAAAAATCCCATATGAGCCGCGCCAAAGCTGGTTGCCCGATTGCCCGGTCGATCTCCGATTTTGCTGGGGTTGCTCCAAAGGCAGCGCGCAAAGCCTCCGAGGCACTGACCATGCTGACGGCGTTTCTGGGTCGCGAGTTGATGCGGGCGGGCCATCCCAACGGAATGGTCGCGGCGCAGCAGAGCATTGCCTTGTGGCAGGGCGCGATTGTACTGGCCCACGGTACATCGGATCCGCAAATCCTGATGCGGCTATGTGCCGAACAACGCGAAGTGTTATTGCGGGCCGTCCACCACGACATCAACTAA
- the ltnD gene encoding L-threonate dehydrogenase, whose product MSDKATTSTGSVGVVGLGSMGSGMAGSLVAAGLDAYGFDVNSAAVDRFVAAGGKSGDLQDLAGRFSCVVLVVLNAPQTEQILFGPSGLAAKLGKGTAIIACATVPPQFAEDMAARCEALDLHYLDAPISGGSVKAAKGQLTIMASGADAAFAAAQPALNAMAERVFNLGPKPGTGSAMKAVNQLLAGVHIAAMAEAMTFGMAHGVDGQQMVDVISQCAGSSWMFENRGPHVVAGDYTPHSAVDIWPKDLGIVLDMARGKKFGAPLTAAALQQFLAASGSGLGAEDDAAVAKVYARNAGLDLPAKA is encoded by the coding sequence ATGAGTGATAAAGCGACGACTTCAACAGGTTCGGTCGGCGTTGTCGGGCTCGGCTCAATGGGGTCCGGCATGGCAGGATCTCTGGTGGCGGCAGGGCTTGATGCCTATGGTTTCGATGTAAACAGCGCTGCGGTTGATCGGTTTGTTGCGGCGGGCGGTAAAAGCGGCGATCTGCAGGATTTGGCAGGGCGGTTCTCCTGCGTGGTGCTGGTGGTGCTGAATGCGCCACAGACCGAGCAGATCCTGTTCGGGCCATCGGGTCTTGCGGCAAAGCTTGGCAAGGGCACGGCGATCATCGCCTGCGCAACGGTGCCGCCGCAGTTTGCCGAAGATATGGCGGCGCGCTGCGAGGCGCTGGATCTGCACTATCTCGATGCGCCGATTTCCGGCGGATCGGTGAAAGCCGCAAAGGGCCAGTTGACGATCATGGCTTCCGGCGCGGATGCCGCGTTTGCGGCGGCGCAGCCAGCGCTTAATGCGATGGCCGAGCGGGTGTTCAATCTGGGTCCAAAGCCGGGCACTGGTTCGGCGATGAAGGCGGTCAATCAATTGCTCGCCGGTGTGCATATTGCCGCGATGGCCGAGGCGATGACCTTTGGCATGGCGCATGGCGTCGACGGCCAGCAGATGGTTGATGTGATATCGCAATGCGCCGGGTCGAGCTGGATGTTTGAAAATCGCGGACCGCATGTGGTGGCGGGGGATTACACGCCGCATTCGGCGGTGGATATCTGGCCGAAGGATCTGGGTATCGTGCTGGATATGGCGCGCGGCAAAAAATTTGGCGCGCCACTGACCGCAGCAGCGCTGCAGCAGTTTCTGGCAGCATCGGGATCGGGTCTTGGCGCAGAGGATGATGCGGCGGTGGCAAAAGTCTATGCCAGAAATGCCGGTCTTGATCTGCCGGCAAAAGCCTGA
- a CDS encoding tripartite tricarboxylate transporter permease, with translation MDFLAPLLQALAPVTLLYITIGVFLGITIGAIPGLTGSMLIALSLPFTFTMEAVNAIAMLIAMYVGAVSGSLITAVLMRMPGTAASVMTTFDGYPMTQNGKAGRAIGLGIAASFIGGIISWMFLIALAEPLSRIAVRFTEFDFFSMIVMALLLLVVLSKGNMIKGLIAGLLGILIALPGLDPIGGNYRFTYGIAELRDGFKLLPVLVGLFAGNQILSEIIKPGKGRVQSGISQSLHGMFMSLSDLRRHGVNLVRSSVIGTWIGILPGVGANIGSAFAYSVAKSFSSEPEKYGHGSEEGVIASESANNATVGGALVPLIALGIPGSVVDAILIGGLVIHGLQPGPGLYRSNPEFVQTILASVLIANVIMLALMYLITPWIARIAAVPTKLLLPGILVLSVIGSFALANSWFDVLVMLGFSVVGFGMERRNYPLAPLVIGLVLAPLAETSFRNATMYTDGDILPLVFTPIPVACMVLTGIMWYFMFRIRKNG, from the coding sequence ATGGATTTTCTTGCCCCTTTGCTGCAGGCGCTGGCGCCGGTAACGCTGCTCTACATCACAATCGGTGTGTTTCTCGGCATTACCATCGGGGCAATACCGGGCCTGACAGGGTCGATGTTGATCGCACTGAGCCTGCCATTCACATTCACAATGGAAGCCGTCAACGCGATTGCGATGTTGATCGCAATGTATGTGGGCGCCGTATCCGGATCGCTGATTACTGCGGTCTTGATGCGCATGCCGGGAACCGCAGCGTCGGTAATGACGACGTTTGACGGTTATCCGATGACCCAGAATGGAAAGGCCGGGCGCGCCATCGGACTGGGTATCGCGGCCAGCTTCATTGGCGGTATCATATCATGGATGTTTCTGATTGCCCTGGCAGAGCCGCTCAGCCGGATTGCCGTAAGATTTACCGAATTTGATTTTTTCTCGATGATCGTCATGGCGCTGCTTTTGCTGGTTGTGCTGAGCAAGGGCAACATGATCAAGGGACTGATCGCCGGGCTTCTGGGCATTCTCATCGCCCTGCCCGGGCTTGACCCGATTGGCGGCAATTACCGCTTCACTTACGGCATTGCGGAACTGCGCGACGGGTTCAAACTGCTTCCGGTTCTGGTCGGCCTGTTTGCCGGCAATCAGATACTCTCGGAGATCATCAAGCCGGGCAAAGGGCGGGTGCAAAGCGGGATCAGCCAATCGCTCCATGGCATGTTCATGTCGCTGAGCGACTTGCGGCGGCATGGTGTCAATTTGGTGCGGTCCTCGGTGATTGGCACATGGATTGGTATTCTACCCGGTGTCGGCGCCAATATCGGCTCCGCCTTTGCCTATTCTGTCGCAAAGTCGTTCTCCAGCGAACCGGAAAAATACGGCCACGGATCGGAAGAAGGCGTGATCGCTTCGGAAAGCGCCAACAATGCAACCGTCGGCGGTGCATTGGTGCCCCTGATTGCGCTTGGAATACCCGGCAGCGTGGTCGATGCGATCCTGATTGGCGGGCTCGTCATTCATGGCTTGCAGCCCGGACCCGGCCTCTACCGGTCCAATCCGGAATTTGTCCAAACCATCCTTGCCTCAGTCCTCATCGCCAATGTCATCATGCTCGCCCTGATGTATCTGATCACGCCCTGGATTGCCCGCATTGCTGCCGTTCCCACCAAGCTGCTGCTGCCGGGAATTCTGGTTCTCAGTGTCATCGGCTCGTTTGCGCTGGCTAACAGCTGGTTTGACGTTCTGGTGATGTTGGGATTTTCTGTCGTCGGCTTTGGAATGGAGCGGCGCAATTATCCGCTTGCGCCACTGGTCATCGGCCTGGTGCTTGCCCCTCTTGCCGAAACTTCATTTCGTAACGCGACCATGTATACTGACGGTGATATCCTGCCTTTGGTATTCACACCAATACCCGTTGCCTGCATGGTTCTGACGGGAATCATGTGGTATTTCATGTTCAGGATCCGCAAAAATGGATGA
- a CDS encoding NAD(P)/FAD-dependent oxidoreductase, with the protein MPSPNSHYDAIILGAGGAGLMCAAIAGQRGRRVLLLDHAAEPGRKILISGGGRCNFTNIHTAPDRYLSANPHFAKSALGRYSAADFLALVERHRIAWHEKTLGQLFCDGSARQIVAMLMSECDQGHVELRLDASPRDISHCDGLFQLSLGTRTVRAAALVIATGGPSIPKLGATGFAYELARSFGLKIVEPRPALVPFTLGPQEALFRDLSGVATDIIARCGKTGFREAALFTHKGLSGPAILQISSYWRHGQTIGVDFLPGHEPGWLCRTKREKPRAALQSILSARLPDRLAETLAGRLAQTLEGQTDLTRELANLSDKALTTVEQNLADWQFHPSGTEGFAKAEVTIGGISTAELSSRTMAAKRVPGLYAIGEAVDVTGWLGGYNFQWAWASGWAAAQAL; encoded by the coding sequence ATGCCATCACCTAACTCTCACTATGACGCCATTATTCTTGGAGCTGGTGGTGCCGGTCTGATGTGTGCCGCGATTGCCGGACAGCGCGGCCGGCGCGTGCTGCTGCTGGATCATGCGGCGGAGCCGGGTCGGAAAATTCTCATTTCCGGCGGCGGGCGCTGCAATTTCACCAATATTCACACCGCCCCGGACCGCTATCTGTCAGCCAATCCGCATTTCGCCAAATCCGCCCTTGGCCGCTACAGCGCCGCTGATTTTCTCGCTCTTGTCGAGCGCCATCGCATTGCCTGGCATGAAAAGACCCTGGGTCAGCTGTTCTGCGACGGCTCTGCCCGGCAGATTGTCGCGATGCTGATGAGCGAATGCGACCAGGGCCACGTAGAGCTGCGCCTTGATGCCTCACCGCGTGACATCAGCCATTGCGATGGCTTGTTTCAACTCAGCCTCGGCACCCGAACCGTAAGGGCGGCTGCGCTGGTGATAGCCACCGGCGGACCGTCCATTCCAAAACTCGGCGCAACCGGCTTTGCCTACGAGCTGGCGCGCAGCTTCGGTCTGAAAATTGTAGAACCGCGCCCCGCCCTTGTGCCCTTTACGCTTGGGCCGCAGGAAGCGCTGTTTCGTGATCTGTCCGGTGTCGCGACCGACATCATCGCCCGCTGCGGAAAGACCGGTTTTCGCGAGGCAGCCCTGTTCACCCATAAGGGCCTGTCCGGTCCCGCCATTTTACAGATTTCATCCTATTGGCGTCATGGCCAGACCATCGGCGTGGATTTTCTCCCCGGCCACGAGCCGGGCTGGTTGTGTCGGACAAAACGCGAAAAACCGCGTGCAGCGCTGCAAAGCATTCTGTCCGCCCGTCTGCCGGACCGGCTCGCCGAAACTCTGGCCGGCCGACTTGCGCAAACGCTGGAGGGCCAGACGGATCTCACCCGGGAGCTGGCAAATCTGTCCGACAAGGCGCTGACGACGGTCGAACAAAACCTTGCCGACTGGCAGTTTCATCCCAGCGGCACTGAAGGCTTTGCCAAGGCCGAAGTTACCATTGGCGGCATCAGTACTGCTGAATTATCCTCAAGAACCATGGCGGCGAAACGGGTTCCCGGACTTTATGCCATCGGCGAGGCAGTTGATGTGACCGGCTGGCTGGGGGGCTACAATTTTCAGTGGGCCTGGGCCAGCGGCTGGGCTGCGGCCCAGGCATTGTAG
- a CDS encoding Trm112 family protein: MTQPDRKLLELLVCPVTRSPLVLDEEGNWLVSKKAKLKFPVRDGIPIMLLDEAEPLDE, translated from the coding sequence GTGACCCAGCCCGACCGAAAACTTCTGGAATTGCTGGTCTGCCCGGTGACGCGCAGTCCTCTGGTGCTGGATGAGGAGGGCAACTGGCTGGTGAGCAAAAAAGCCAAGCTGAAATTCCCGGTCCGCGACGGCATTCCCATTATGCTGCTGGATGAAGCGGAACCGCTGGATGAGTGA
- a CDS encoding tripartite tricarboxylate transporter TctB family protein produces MDDHESQEQTAASVLAIVAGLHVEIAILIFCAIILMGTGKTKGPVFDAVGPDFLPSAVAILVGLLVLVQIGFQLRRNLRQPPPPLMVDSAIVRKTALFSIATALFVAALVYHILPLYLASGAFVACATLLLSHRPGWRDAVYGVVSGLILGAVLQYVFTQILYIDLNG; encoded by the coding sequence ATGGATGACCACGAGAGCCAAGAGCAGACAGCCGCTTCGGTACTGGCGATTGTCGCCGGGCTTCACGTGGAAATCGCCATTTTGATCTTCTGCGCGATCATACTGATGGGCACCGGCAAGACCAAAGGGCCGGTATTTGATGCAGTTGGCCCGGATTTCCTGCCTTCGGCTGTCGCCATTCTGGTTGGTTTGCTGGTGTTGGTTCAAATTGGCTTTCAGCTCCGTCGCAATCTGCGTCAACCGCCGCCACCATTGATGGTAGATTCTGCAATTGTGCGGAAAACCGCGCTTTTTTCAATTGCGACTGCGCTGTTCGTCGCCGCTCTGGTTTATCATATTCTTCCGCTCTATCTGGCCAGCGGTGCCTTTGTCGCTTGTGCGACCCTTCTGTTGTCGCATCGGCCAGGCTGGCGCGATGCTGTGTATGGCGTGGTATCCGGACTGATTCTTGGGGCAGTCCTGCAATATGTCTTCACGCAGATTCTGTATATCGATCTGAACGGATAA
- a CDS encoding alpha/beta hydrolase: protein MVTSTGLKALRFAVSIGNVLAPALTARTAFRLFCTPPRSNALSDRETAMTRRAEKRLAAATQMDVPYRDGPRFDADGIDQTQGTANDQNLRSYIFDPQTVSDSTKTVVLVHGWTGRSSYMLSFASPLLAKGYRVVAVDLPAHGNSSARQLHLPKAVNAMSELHQRTGPWHSIIAHSFGGAVACTLVSGLIPVFAKVPLKRLVLIATPHSMQWIFHGFGRAVGLNRKTQTLFDELVVPLAGRPLEHFESADMLQEACVPTLLLHAPDDKEVPFSGAQAMAASSAKVTLQPMPGLGHRRILYAPDTIRAATEFVHTGKVRQHSSAAK, encoded by the coding sequence ATGGTGACGTCCACAGGTTTGAAAGCATTGCGGTTTGCGGTGTCGATCGGCAATGTTCTGGCACCGGCGCTGACGGCCAGAACAGCTTTTCGACTGTTCTGCACACCGCCGCGAAGCAACGCTCTATCAGACCGGGAGACGGCGATGACGCGGCGCGCTGAAAAACGCCTCGCTGCCGCGACACAAATGGATGTCCCCTATCGCGACGGGCCGCGTTTTGACGCTGACGGAATTGACCAGACCCAAGGCACGGCAAATGATCAGAATTTGCGGAGCTATATTTTTGATCCCCAGACAGTGTCGGATTCCACAAAAACAGTGGTTCTGGTCCACGGCTGGACCGGCCGCTCCTCCTATATGTTGAGTTTTGCCAGCCCACTCCTAGCCAAAGGCTATCGTGTTGTCGCAGTGGATTTGCCGGCGCATGGCAATTCGTCAGCGCGGCAGTTGCATCTGCCCAAAGCGGTCAACGCGATGAGCGAGCTGCACCAGCGCACCGGGCCCTGGCACAGCATTATCGCGCATTCCTTCGGCGGTGCCGTAGCCTGTACACTTGTGTCTGGCCTCATTCCGGTATTTGCCAAAGTACCATTGAAGCGGCTTGTGCTGATCGCCACGCCGCATTCGATGCAATGGATTTTTCACGGATTCGGGCGCGCGGTCGGTCTCAATCGCAAAACCCAGACCCTGTTCGATGAATTGGTTGTGCCGCTGGCCGGACGGCCGCTTGAGCATTTTGAAAGTGCCGACATGCTGCAGGAGGCTTGCGTACCGACGTTGCTGTTGCATGCGCCGGATGACAAGGAGGTGCCTTTTTCAGGCGCGCAAGCGATGGCCGCATCCAGCGCAAAGGTCACCTTGCAACCCATGCCGGGTCTGGGCCACCGGCGCATTCTATATGCGCCTGATACGATTCGTGCGGCTACGGAATTTGTCCATACGGGGAAGGTCCGGCAACACAGTTCTGCAGCGAAATAG
- the trxA gene encoding thioredoxin: MSDQGSGLSASMGGAPMAGAAANAADNGLVGGAASGELIKDTTMQSFVADVIEASKQQPVLVDFWAPWCGPCKQLTPLLEAAVQKAGGRVKLVKMNIEDHPEVAGQMGIQSIPAVVAFKDGQPADGFMGAVPESQITEFIDKLAGPAGPSPIDDMLEQGQAALDAKDFGGAAQIYAAILQAEPETVAAVVGMAECYIGTDQADKALELLAMVRQQVPQLADDPALATVETKIELIKQAEALGDAGDMETQLAADPDNHQLRFDLTLALNGRGDRAGAADHLLHIMQHDRAWNEDAARTQLLQFFETWGAKDPATKSGRRKLSALLFS; this comes from the coding sequence ATGAGTGATCAGGGTTCCGGCCTGTCGGCATCGATGGGTGGCGCGCCGATGGCTGGCGCAGCGGCAAATGCTGCGGATAATGGCCTGGTGGGTGGCGCAGCCAGTGGCGAGTTGATCAAGGACACGACAATGCAGAGCTTTGTCGCCGACGTGATCGAGGCCTCGAAACAGCAGCCGGTGCTGGTTGATTTCTGGGCGCCCTGGTGTGGTCCCTGCAAACAGCTGACACCGCTGCTGGAAGCGGCAGTGCAAAAGGCCGGTGGCCGGGTCAAGCTGGTGAAGATGAATATTGAAGACCATCCGGAAGTCGCCGGCCAGATGGGCATTCAGTCAATCCCTGCCGTGGTTGCGTTCAAGGACGGGCAGCCGGCAGACGGGTTCATGGGCGCTGTGCCGGAAAGCCAGATTACCGAATTCATCGACAAGCTGGCTGGTCCGGCTGGTCCCTCGCCGATTGATGACATGCTGGAACAGGGCCAGGCCGCGCTTGACGCCAAGGACTTTGGCGGCGCGGCGCAGATTTATGCGGCGATCCTGCAGGCCGAGCCTGAAACTGTGGCAGCTGTGGTCGGCATGGCGGAGTGCTATATCGGCACCGATCAGGCCGACAAGGCGCTGGAGCTGCTGGCGATGGTACGCCAGCAAGTACCGCAACTGGCCGATGATCCTGCACTGGCGACAGTGGAAACCAAGATCGAACTGATCAAACAGGCCGAAGCTCTGGGGGATGCCGGAGACATGGAGACGCAACTGGCGGCTGATCCGGATAATCATCAATTGCGGTTTGATCTGACGCTTGCGCTGAACGGCCGCGGCGACAGGGCTGGTGCTGCGGATCATCTGCTCCATATAATGCAGCATGACCGCGCCTGGAATGAAGATGCTGCGCGGACGCAATTGCTGCAGTTCTTTGAAACCTGGGGTGCCAAGGATCCAGCCACGAAATCGGGACGCCGCAAATTATCGGCGCTGTTGTTTTCGTAG
- a CDS encoding RNA polymerase sigma factor: MRRASRILEDYLVASARLGDRTAFTRLVELRGPRLLSHATRLLGNREEARDAVQEAWVDIFRGLRALRDPMSFPAWSMRIVTRKCGRLIDGKASRRRLAQELTLEAGTALEDGAGDFVDASDATKVRAAIDALPPGHAATIALFYLEDMSVVEVAIALDVPVGTIKTRLMHARSKLKHILTGDSDE; the protein is encoded by the coding sequence ATGCGCCGCGCGAGCCGCATCCTTGAAGACTACCTTGTGGCCAGCGCCAGGCTGGGAGACAGAACGGCTTTTACGCGTCTGGTAGAATTGCGCGGACCGCGGCTTTTGAGCCACGCCACACGTCTTCTGGGCAATCGCGAAGAAGCCAGAGACGCGGTGCAGGAAGCCTGGGTTGATATCTTTCGCGGCCTTCGAGCGTTACGGGACCCAATGAGTTTTCCGGCCTGGTCAATGCGGATTGTGACGCGCAAATGCGGTCGTTTGATTGACGGTAAAGCATCCCGGCGCAGATTGGCGCAGGAGTTGACCCTTGAAGCCGGCACGGCGCTCGAAGACGGAGCCGGCGATTTTGTGGACGCTTCTGATGCCACAAAAGTGCGGGCGGCGATTGATGCTCTGCCGCCCGGACATGCCGCCACCATCGCCCTGTTCTATCTGGAAGATATGAGCGTTGTCGAGGTTGCGATCGCGCTTGATGTGCCGGTGGGAACCATCAAAACGCGGTTGATGCATGCGCGCAGTAAACTGAAACACATTCTGACAGGAGACAGTGATGAATAA
- a CDS encoding tripartite tricarboxylate transporter substrate binding protein, with translation MTKLKAIVAGAFALALGNQAATAQDYPQEPIRMIVAAGAGGGTDVLVRTIQPYLEKELNGTIVVVNVPGSGSVGGSRQVYEADPDGYSVLVNHVTLLTAMALGKADFKITDFELAALGVEIPLVSVVPASSKITNLDELMELARGSDPVISGVNLGAVNHFSMLMLEANGKGAKFRYVQTGGGAATTAALLGEHINVGVLAGSEALPITESGEVRVIAALGGDRISYFPDVPTATEQGYPMNMGVEYMWLMPAGTPQDRVERFGAALKAVLANPEIAETLTKRGMVPTFQTGSEAAGEVAELYKTLESVAAAMEK, from the coding sequence ATGACCAAATTGAAAGCAATTGTTGCTGGAGCCTTTGCTCTTGCACTTGGCAACCAGGCTGCGACGGCCCAGGACTACCCCCAAGAGCCCATCCGTATGATTGTTGCGGCGGGCGCAGGGGGCGGCACGGATGTGCTGGTTCGCACTATCCAGCCTTATCTGGAAAAAGAACTGAACGGCACCATTGTCGTTGTGAATGTGCCCGGCAGCGGTTCTGTTGGTGGCAGCCGGCAGGTCTATGAAGCTGACCCGGACGGCTACAGCGTGCTGGTCAATCACGTCACGCTGCTGACCGCGATGGCGCTGGGCAAGGCCGACTTTAAAATTACCGATTTTGAGTTGGCCGCGCTTGGCGTGGAAATCCCGCTTGTTTCGGTCGTGCCAGCCAGTTCGAAAATCACCAACCTTGATGAGTTGATGGAACTTGCCAGAGGCAGTGACCCGGTGATTTCCGGAGTGAATCTGGGCGCCGTGAATCATTTTTCGATGTTGATGCTTGAGGCCAATGGCAAGGGTGCCAAGTTCCGCTATGTCCAGACAGGCGGCGGTGCTGCCACCACAGCGGCACTTCTTGGAGAACATATCAATGTGGGTGTTCTGGCCGGTTCAGAAGCGTTGCCGATTACAGAATCGGGCGAAGTGCGGGTGATTGCAGCCCTGGGCGGCGATCGGATTTCATATTTCCCGGATGTGCCCACAGCAACCGAACAAGGCTACCCGATGAATATGGGAGTTGAGTATATGTGGCTGATGCCGGCTGGCACCCCGCAAGACCGTGTTGAACGTTTCGGCGCCGCCTTGAAAGCTGTTCTGGCCAATCCGGAGATTGCCGAGACGCTTACAAAGCGTGGCATGGTGCCTACCTTCCAGACGGGCAGTGAAGCGGCAGGCGAGGTTGCCGAGCTGTACAAGACGCTTGAAAGCGTAGCCGCCGCGATGGAAAAATAA